One Drosophila subobscura isolate 14011-0131.10 chromosome U, UCBerk_Dsub_1.0, whole genome shotgun sequence DNA window includes the following coding sequences:
- the LOC117902089 gene encoding probable pseudouridine-5'-phosphatase isoform X1: MAKKVLRNVTHCIFDMDGLLLDTERLYTDAAQQVLDPYGKTFTFDVKEQLMGLQTRQVAEFMVKSYELPITWEEYAKQQRDNALTLMGNAQLMPGAARLLRHLHANKVPFALATSSGADMVELKSTHHKELFNLFHHKVCGSTDAEVKNGKPAPDIFLVAAGRFSDTPDPSKCLVFEDSPNGVTAGESAGMQVVMVPDPRLSEERCSHATQVLRSLEDFKPEQFGLPPFSD, encoded by the exons atggcaaaaaaggTTTTACGGAATGTCACCCACTGCATCTTCGACATGGACGGCCTGTTGCTGG ACACCGAGCGGCTGTACACGGATGCCGCACAGCAGGTACTCGATCCGTATGGCAAAACCTTCACATTCGATGTCAAGGAACAGCTGATGGGCCTGCAGACGCGGCAGGTGGCCGAATTTATGGTGAAATCATACGAGCTGCCCATCACCTGGGAGGAGTACGCCAAACAGCAGCGCGACAATGCGCTGACCCTCATGGGAAATGCACAATTGATGCCAG GTGCCGCACGCCTTTTGCgtcatttgcatgccaatAAAGTGCCTTTTGCGCTGGCCACCAGCTCGGGTGCGGACATGGTGGAGCTGAAATCCACACACCACAAGGAACTCTTCAACTTGTTCCACCACAAAGTGTGCGGCTCCACGGACGCTGAGGTGAAGAACGGCAAGCCAGCGCCAGATATCTTCTTGGTTGCCGCTGGCCGGTTCAGCGATACGCCAGATCCCAGCAAATGCTTGGTCTTTGAGGATTCGCCCAATGGCGTGACGGCGGGTGAGAGCGCCGGCATGCAGGTGGTCATGGTGCCCGATCCACGGCTGTCCGAGGAGCGTTGCTCCCATGCCACACAGGTGCTGCGCTCCCTGGAGGACTTCAAGCCGGAGCAGTTCGGACTGCCGCCGTTTAGCGATTGA
- the LOC117902089 gene encoding probable pseudouridine-5'-phosphatase isoform X2, with product MAKKVLRNVTHCIFDMDGLLLDTERIYEEVTKQIAASFGRSYSVATRFRVMGTTEQRSAEIVISECQLPITLNDFLKRYSDMCHKRLDNVPLLEGAARLLRHLHANKVPFALATSSGADMVELKSTHHKELFNLFHHKVCGSTDAEVKNGKPAPDIFLVAAGRFSDTPDPSKCLVFEDSPNGVTAGESAGMQVVMVPDPRLSEERCSHATQVLRSLEDFKPEQFGLPPFSD from the exons atggcaaaaaaggTTTTACGGAATGTCACCCACTGCATCTTCGACATGGACGGCCTGTTGCTGG ACACTGAGCGTATTTACGAGGAGGTAACAAAGCAAATTGCCGCATCCTTTGGCCGTTCGTATTCGGTGGCAACCCGCTTTCGGGTCATGGGTACCACAGAGCAACGCTCCGCGGAGATTGTCATCAGCGAATGTCAGCTGCCCATAACGTTGAATGACTTCCTCAAGCGCTACTCGGACATGTGCCACAAGCGACTAGACAACGTGCCGCTTCTGGAAG GTGCCGCACGCCTTTTGCgtcatttgcatgccaatAAAGTGCCTTTTGCGCTGGCCACCAGCTCGGGTGCGGACATGGTGGAGCTGAAATCCACACACCACAAGGAACTCTTCAACTTGTTCCACCACAAAGTGTGCGGCTCCACGGACGCTGAGGTGAAGAACGGCAAGCCAGCGCCAGATATCTTCTTGGTTGCCGCTGGCCGGTTCAGCGATACGCCAGATCCCAGCAAATGCTTGGTCTTTGAGGATTCGCCCAATGGCGTGACGGCGGGTGAGAGCGCCGGCATGCAGGTGGTCATGGTGCCCGATCCACGGCTGTCCGAGGAGCGTTGCTCCCATGCCACACAGGTGCTGCGCTCCCTGGAGGACTTCAAGCCGGAGCAGTTCGGACTGCCGCCGTTTAGCGATTGA
- the LOC117902091 gene encoding 39S ribosomal protein L27, mitochondrial: MSFTMMQKLSLQCLKADQPLITTIRNASKKTGGSTRNKKGHPRPKHRGWRVMDGHNVSQGTILATQLTTRFHPGLNVGFGRNGTLFAMEHGKVYVTCETIDPNWDHSWVQRNYAGRQDQTIYKKFFNVIPEKQHQRFRLVEEI, from the exons atgTCGTTTACCATGATGCAGAAACTGTCGCTACAGTGTCTCAAAGCGGATCAGCCACTGATAA CCACCATACGTAATGCCAGCAAGAAGACCGGCGGCAGCACCCGCAACAAGAAAGGACATCCCAGACCAAAGCATCGTGGATGGCGCGTGATGGACGGACACAATGTCTCGCAAGGCACAATATTGGCCACACAGCTGACAACGCGCTTCCATCCCGGCTTGAATGTTGGCTTTGGACGCAATGGCACGTTGTTTGCCATGGAACACGGCAAAGTGTACGTGACCTGCGAGACAATTGATCCAAATTGGGATCATTCTTGGGTGCAGAGGAACTACGCCGGACGCCAGGACCAAACCATCTATAAGAAGTTTTTCAACGTTATTCCAGAGAAGCAGCATCAACGCTTTCGCTTAGTGgaagaaatttaa
- the LOC117902082 gene encoding uncharacterized protein LOC117902082 yields MSPWGNICRICSSPADYEIFAKIPTYLHGTTNEFLNWQKPINILLEETTGLKNSTDDGLPRNICAPCISYLKHAVTFREQCIKNALSLKLAALYQQKSVNITEKSKKDKESALFTAEDLSYVEQRPVHNLLLNNTVKLEGNKDKVHKQLLNQQVPQLTVNSEQRTQYLNLLYDKQQQCNAKQGRDMELPSGSGSGNGNGLVDDEEDYAAVSSSDENEEAALLRKHKNCYNYSETNFEEDDPMEQDQLRDIKVTIPEPMWKERKCPACLKRFMFEESHQTHLDNCVEYQFITFVTEMTKLLEIRKQKMVSPHEFIRRMIFALHKTCTWLQEHSIDTLLAEKLNQVKVSNGEKTAEATAVPSQPELEVKLEDLFDFASGTTTPITAENNVLYAIARSESTNSQCKAELSNNSPRASLAGVKKPIPIRVKPASTSIGMGLRPSPQQGLRPSPNGEALGLGLRPPAQQPQPNGDKHKERVTFLEKLQRAAVVTPGSGTPPAQAAAPPTFSARCGQCNLPFDSVSDLEIHNINYHNSQNESEPHTDDDAQRRRIIALFEDDL; encoded by the exons ATGTCGCCGTGGGGCAACATTTGTCGCATTTGCAGCAGCCCCGCTGACTATGAGATATTTGCCAAGATACCAACGTACTTGCATGGCacaacaaatgaatttctcAACTGGCAGAAGCCGATAAACATATTGCTGGAGGAGACAACGGGTTTGAAA AACTCTACTGATGATGGACTGCCGCGTAATATCTGCGCTCCCTGCATTTCGTATCTGAAACACGCCGTCACATTCCGTGAGcagtgcattaaaaatgcactCAGCCTTAAGCTGGCGGCGCTCTACCAACAAAAGTCGGTAAACATAAcggaaaagagcaaaaaggaCAAGGAGAGTGCACTATTTACGGCCGAGGACCTCAGCTATGTGGAGCAGCGGCCGGTGCACAATCTGCTGCTGAATAACACCGTCAAGCTGGAGGGCAACAAGGACAAAGTGCACAAGCAACTGCTCAATCAGCAAGTGCCGCAGCTGACGGTGAACTCCGAGCAACGTACACagtatttaaatttgttatacgacaagcagcagcagtgcaatGCCAAGCAGGGCAGAGACATGGAGCTgcccagcggcagtggcagtggcaatggcaacggtcTGGTCGACGACGAGGAAGACTATGCCGCTGTCAGCTCTAGCGATGAGAACGAGGAAGCTGCTCTGCTGCGCAAGCACAAGAATTGCTACAACTACAGCGAAACGAATTTCGAGGAAGACGATCCCATGGAGCAGGATCAACTGCGCGACATCAAAGTCACCATCCCCGAGCCCATGTGGAAGGAGCGCAAGTGCCCGGCCTGCTTGAAGCGCTTCATGTTCGAGGAGTCCCATCAGACGCATCTGGACAACTGTGTCGAGTATCAGTTCATCACCTTCGTCACAGAAATGACAAAATTGCTGGAAATTCGCAAGCAGAAAATGGTCTCCCCACACGAATTCATTCGGAGGATGATCTTTGCGCTGCACAAAACCTGCACCTGGCTGCAGGAACATTCCATTGACACGCTGCTGGCCGAGAAACTTAATCAGGTGAAGGTCTCCAATGGGGAGAAGACAGCGGAAGCGACGGCTGTGCCTAGCCAGCCAGAGTTGGAGGTGAAGCTGGAGGATTTGTTCGACTTTGCGAGTGGCACAACGACGCCCATAACGGCGGAGAATAATGTTTTGTATGCCATTGCACGCTCGGAGAGCACAAACTCTCAGTGTAAAGCGGAGTTAAGCAATAATTCCCCAAGAGCATCGCTCGCGGGGGTGAAGAAACCCATTCCGATACGTGTTAAGCCCGCGAGTACTTCGATTGGCATGGGCCTGCGACCCTCGCCACAGCAGGGACTGCGACCCAGTCCCAATGGGGAAGCTCTGGGCTTGGGTCTACGGCCACcagcgcagcagccacaacccaACGGCGACAAGCACAAGGAGCGCGTGACTTTCCTGGAAAAACTGCAACGTGCTGCAGTCGTGACCCCCGGCTCGGGCACTCCGCCCGCTCAGGCAGCTGCACCGCCAACCTTTTCGGCTCGCTGTGGGCAGTGCAATTTACCCTTTGACTCTGTCTCCGATTTGGAGATTCATAATATTAATTATCACAACAGCCAAAACGAGAGCGAGCCCCACACAGACGACGATGCCCAGCGGCGTCGCATAATTGCACTTTTCGAAGATGATTTATAA
- the LOC117902088 gene encoding tRNA selenocysteine 1-associated protein 1 produces MASVHCQLWMGSLESYMTENFIIAAFRKMGEDPTTVRLMRNKYTGEPAGYCFVNFISDDHALDAMHKLNGKPIPGTNPIVRFRLNSASNSYKLPGNEREFSVWVGDLSSDVDDYQLYKIFSSKFTSIKTAKVILDSLGFSKGYGFVRFGIEDEQKSALYDMNGYIGLGTKPIKICNAVPKPKSELNAALGVSGNTSYGYTGSGGGASSSPAAGADYSQYYDPTSTYWQGYNAWQGYYEQAGPSITDAAAYYQQAMSQSHSNPTTLAQHAEAWSAQRSAQYEQQQQQQTAASNGGTDDDFGLVEHKFVLDVDKMNREAIDADRRLYDALESSKWLPIEQLEVF; encoded by the exons ATGGCGTCCGTGCATTGCCAGCTATGGATGGGCAGT CTGGAGTCCTACATGACGGAGAACTTCATAATTGCGGCCTTCCGCAAAATGGGCGAAGATCCGACCACAGTGCGTTTGATGCGAAACAAGTACACGGGAGAGCCCGCCGGCTATTGTTTCGTAAACTTTATATCCGACGATCATGCACTTGATGCCATGCACAAGCTGAATGGCAAACCAATACCCGGCACCAACCCCATTGTGCGTTTCCGCCTGAACTCCGCCAGCAATTCGTACAAGCTGCCGGGCAACGAGCGCGAGTTCAGCGTCTGGGTGGGTGACCTCAGCTCCGATGTGGACGACTATCAGCTGTACAAGATCTTCTCCAGCAAGTTCACATCCATCAAGACGGCCAAAGTGATTTTGGACAGCTTGGGCTTCTCCAAGGGCTACGGCTTTGTGCGCTTTGGCATCGAGGATGAGCAGAAGTCGGCGCTGTACGACATGAATGGATACATTGGTCTGGGCACGAAGCCCATTAAGATCTGCAATGCTGTGCCGAAGCCAAAATCCGAGCTGAACGCTGCTCTGGGCGTCAGTGGCAACACCAGCTACGGCTACACTGGCTCTGGCGGAGGAGCTTCATCGTCGCCTGCCGCCGGTGCGGATTATTCGCAGTACTACGATCCCACGAGCACCTATTGGCAGGGCTACAACGCCTGGCAGGGCTACTACGAGCAGGCGGGACCCTCCATTACAGACGCGGCTGCCTACTACCAACAGGCCATGTCACAGTCCCACTCGAACCCCACGACACTCGCCCAGCACGCGGAGGCCTGGAGCGCCCAGCGCAGCGCTCagtacgagcagcagcaacagcagcagacagccgCCTCCAACGGTGGCACAGACGATGACTTCGGTTTAGTGGAACATAAATTTGTGCTAGACGTGGACAAGATGAATCGCGAGGCCATCGATGCCGATCGTCGTCTGTATGATGCATTGGAGAGCTCCAAGTGGCTGCCCATTGAGCAGTTGGAGGTGTTTTAG
- the LOC117902093 gene encoding NADH dehydrogenase [ubiquinone] 1 alpha subcomplex subunit 2: protein MRLTLTRLASLTPKLKELRIVLDPAGEASKGAREFVQKFYPNLKKANPDLPILVRECSGAQPRLWARYGKGKEISVSLSNREAPDIQKQLEAVGK, encoded by the exons ATGCGTCTAACGTTGACCCGGCTGGCCAGCCTTACGCCCAAACTTAAGGAGCTGCGCATCGTGCTAGATCCAGCTGGCGAGGCCTCCAAAGGAGCCAG GGAATTTGTGCAGAAATTCTATCCAAATCTGAAGAAAGCCAATCCCGATTTGCCAATACTGGTGCGCGAATGCTCTGGCGCACAGCCAAGGCTATGGGCGCGTTATG gcaaaggcaaggaAATTTCCGTGTCGCTGAGTAACCGCGAGGCGCCCGACATCCAAAAACAACTGGAAGCGGTGGGCAAGTAA
- the LOC117902090 gene encoding 60S ribosomal protein L27a, with protein MSNIKRKKTRKLRGHVSHGHGRIGKHRKHPGGRGNAGGMHHHRINFDKYHPGYFGKVGMRNFHLRRQHKFRPEINLDKLWSLVGPEKFAELEKEKSTKAPVIDLVKFGYYKLLGRGHLPARPVIVKAKYFSKKAEDKIKKAGGVCLLSA; from the exons ATG TCAAATATCAAGCGGAAGAAGACCAGAAAGCTGCGTGGTCACGTCAGCCACGGTCATGGCCGTATCGGCAAGCACCGCAAGCATCCCGGAGGTCGCGGTAACGCTGGTGGCATGCACCACCACCGCATCAACTTCGACAAATACCATCCTGGCTACTTTGGCAAGGTCGGTATGAGGAACTTCCACTTGCGCCGCCAGCACAAGTTCAGGCCCGAAATCAACCTGGACAAACTGTGGTCCCTGGTCGGACCTGAGAAATTCgccgagctggagaaggagaagagcaCAAAGGCTCCCGTCATCGATTTGGTGAAATTC GGCTACTACAAGCTGCTGGGTCGTGGACATCTGCCCGCCCGCCCCGTCATTGTGAAGGCCAAGTACTTCTCCAAGAAGGCTGAAGACAAAATCAAGAAGGCCGGTGGTGTGTGCTTGCTGAGCGCCTAA